One window of Thermodesulfobacteriota bacterium genomic DNA carries:
- the hisS gene encoding histidine--tRNA ligase, with protein sequence MKIKSIRGFHDILPENIRRWHFIEDAAKRVFQLYGFSEIRIPVLEFTDVFARSLGTTTDIVEKEMYTFEDRDGSSLTLRPEGTAGVVRAYIEDSMHAKSAISKLYYTGMMFRHERPQKGRFRGFYQIGAELIGPKEPESDAELITMLWRFFEEISLTPYLTLEISSLGDDTCRPAYKEKLIDFFKPHTDELCEICQRRLKANPLRILDCKEKKCKEMAEDAPSMLDNLSDECEDHFNAVKENLTAANIPFVINPKIVRGLDYYTKTVFEITTDELGSQNAVAAGGRYDGLVKELGGPDTAAVGFAMGIERIVLLQEKAIPQGFAKELDVFIAHMGEDSRKAAFKLAFELRKNDVSVEMEYAEKSLKSQMKRADKLDANFTFIIGDEELAKGVVKVRDMKQSSEEDIEINQILQITDRFR encoded by the coding sequence ATGAAAATTAAATCAATTAGAGGCTTTCACGACATTCTGCCCGAAAACATAAGGAGATGGCACTTTATTGAAGATGCCGCCAAAAGGGTGTTTCAACTCTATGGATTCTCCGAGATCAGAATCCCCGTGCTTGAATTTACTGATGTATTCGCAAGAAGCTTAGGAACCACAACCGATATTGTAGAAAAAGAGATGTATACATTTGAAGACAGAGATGGGTCTTCACTTACGCTCAGGCCCGAGGGGACAGCTGGAGTTGTAAGAGCTTACATAGAAGATTCTATGCATGCTAAATCTGCAATATCCAAACTGTATTACACTGGAATGATGTTCAGACACGAAAGACCTCAGAAAGGCCGTTTTAGAGGTTTCTATCAAATAGGAGCAGAGCTTATTGGACCAAAAGAACCTGAATCTGATGCTGAGCTTATTACAATGCTTTGGAGATTTTTTGAAGAGATCTCTCTTACGCCGTATCTAACTCTTGAGATAAGCTCACTTGGAGACGATACATGCAGGCCTGCTTACAAGGAAAAGCTGATTGATTTTTTCAAACCGCATACAGATGAACTCTGCGAGATCTGCCAGCGAAGACTCAAGGCAAATCCCCTCCGCATCTTGGACTGCAAAGAGAAAAAGTGTAAAGAAATGGCTGAAGACGCTCCCTCAATGCTGGATAATTTAAGCGATGAGTGTGAGGATCATTTTAATGCTGTTAAAGAGAATTTAACTGCGGCCAATATTCCGTTTGTGATAAATCCCAAAATTGTAAGAGGACTTGATTACTATACGAAAACAGTGTTTGAGATTACAACAGATGAGCTTGGATCACAAAACGCAGTGGCCGCGGGGGGAAGATATGATGGTCTGGTAAAGGAGCTCGGCGGCCCTGATACAGCTGCTGTTGGTTTTGCTATGGGTATTGAGAGAATAGTTCTCCTTCAGGAAAAGGCAATTCCCCAAGGCTTTGCAAAAGAGCTTGATGTGTTTATAGCGCATATGGGAGAGGACTCGAGAAAGGCAGCTTTCAAGCTTGCGTTTGAGCTCAGGAAAAACGACGTCTCGGTAGAGATGGAATACGCTGAGAAAAGTCTTAAGAGCCAAATGAAACGTGCTGACAAGTTAGATGCAAATTTCACTTTCATTATTGGTGATGAAGAGCTGGCAAAAGGTGTTGTAAAAGTTAGAGATATGAAACAGAGCTCTGAAGAAGATATAGAGATTAATCAAATACTTCAAATCACCGATCGTTTTAGATAA